Proteins from a genomic interval of Nautilia sp. PV-1:
- a CDS encoding FAD-binding oxidoreductase, whose amino-acid sequence MIDAKHIEFLKNIVGEEDVKIDKPHLRAYSYDATKEHYEPDAVVFPADEEEVSRILKYCNDNKIAIVPRGAGSGFTGGALPVNGGIVLALEKYMNKILEIDEKDMVAVVQPGVINADLQKAVEEKGLFYPPDPASMDYSTIGGNVSENAGGMRAAKYGLTKDYVMSLKAVLPNGDIIRAGKRTIKDVAGYNVAGILIASEGTLAVITEITMKLLPKPKLKKTYMGIFENVEQAMNAVYKSLAGGAMPVAMEFMDALVVKALREKLGVNLPDWAGALLVGDVDGNVEEEINYQLHILEKSFKEEGAKEFKIAANDEEANEIWYARRNASPSITMYGTKKINEDISVPRSKLPDALNGIYAIAEKYNVLAPCFGHAGDGNIHVNVMVDGSKEDEVKRGYEAVEEIFKLVVDLGGTLSGEHGIGLSKAPFMKLAFSDAELNLFRKIKNAFDPNGILNPGKMGL is encoded by the coding sequence ATGATAGATGCAAAACATATTGAATTTTTAAAAAATATAGTCGGTGAAGAAGACGTCAAAATTGACAAGCCTCATTTAAGAGCGTATTCGTATGACGCCACTAAAGAGCATTATGAGCCCGATGCGGTTGTGTTTCCTGCCGATGAAGAGGAAGTGAGCAGAATTTTAAAATACTGTAACGATAATAAAATAGCTATCGTTCCAAGAGGTGCGGGAAGTGGCTTTACAGGAGGCGCTCTTCCGGTAAACGGAGGTATCGTTCTTGCTTTGGAAAAATACATGAATAAAATTTTAGAGATTGATGAGAAAGACATGGTCGCTGTTGTTCAGCCGGGTGTAATTAACGCCGACTTGCAAAAAGCAGTAGAAGAAAAAGGGCTTTTTTATCCTCCTGATCCTGCAAGTATGGACTATTCTACAATCGGAGGAAACGTGAGTGAAAATGCCGGAGGTATGAGAGCGGCTAAATACGGTCTTACAAAAGATTATGTAATGAGTCTTAAAGCGGTGCTTCCGAACGGAGATATCATAAGAGCCGGGAAAAGAACGATTAAAGACGTTGCGGGTTATAATGTGGCCGGGATATTGATCGCGAGTGAAGGAACGCTTGCGGTAATTACGGAAATCACTATGAAGCTTCTTCCCAAACCTAAACTTAAAAAAACTTATATGGGTATTTTTGAAAACGTAGAACAGGCGATGAATGCCGTATATAAATCACTTGCAGGCGGGGCAATGCCAGTAGCAATGGAATTTATGGATGCATTAGTCGTAAAAGCGCTTAGGGAAAAACTTGGAGTAAATCTGCCTGACTGGGCCGGAGCTCTGTTAGTGGGCGATGTTGACGGCAATGTTGAAGAAGAAATAAACTATCAGCTTCATATTCTTGAAAAAAGCTTCAAAGAAGAAGGGGCTAAAGAATTTAAAATAGCCGCTAACGATGAAGAAGCAAATGAAATATGGTATGCAAGAAGAAATGCGTCTCCGTCTATTACAATGTATGGAACCAAAAAAATTAATGAAGACATTTCAGTTCCTAGAAGCAAACTTCCGGATGCCTTAAACGGTATATACGCAATAGCTGAAAAATATAACGTTTTAGCTCCATGTTTCGGACATGCAGGTGACGGAAACATTCACGTAAACGTAATGGTTGACGGAAGCAAAGAAGATGAGGTAAAAAGAGGGTATGAGGCAGTCGAGGAAATATTTAAGCTGGTTGTTGACCTTGGAGGAACGCTAAGCGGAGAACACGGAATAGGTTTAAGCAAAGCGCCTTTTATGAAACTTGCTTTCAGCGATGCGGAATTGAATCTTTTCAGAAAAATAAAAAACGCATTTGATCCGAACGGAATACTTAATCCAGGTAAAATGGGACTTTAA
- a CDS encoding EAL domain-containing protein → MNISELLKQKLLNDEIVKNSYNADDLERVSGILEEYLSSETIDEEVCYNFYKEMKLPYSIVYRSFGLIKEEIKDNEIKRKLNKLLNITAKVYIKKEISSLKTLLLQKQKHDFLLFKAHEEWIEKIVVSVKNDDLDSFPLVEAKNCKFKKYLSYLESLMICLDVNLCVYIHDLHNLIHTLANSFYIFYKRGYYAESYFVFRDLKEQILKFYNTLNELYMATFTNTEKSFFDLIEILVKSKTLFVAVIDLKNLKTMNSVFNENTVTNAKIVLFNKLHNLYKDKKNFLLIQGSSNDFYFIGTDIDFEIFQKEIDHIHDIICETIDINGEKINFDGAIFGIKLDKYTQIQIKDLINYFRFLKQAAKKEHKNIILNNKENHLEEWIKNQIDIKFIKEKIEKKEIDVMFQPIFNSKDNTVFSLEVLGRISDNGKLIPAGMFIDHIYAMNKIAEFDIVVLDKILEKEYLIKQITNRIFLNISFEALKNEKYIKKLYQVIKKIDVDIVLELTEQRFVENLELIEKIHKKNDTYFAVDDFGSGYSSILLVINLLRKNMIRVLKIDGTLVKGIKNDEYLKKAIKIIAGFRKEFDLNLVAEFVEDKETMDFLKESGVNLLQGFYLSMPKTIEELLIEKEERIREIVN, encoded by the coding sequence ATGAATATAAGCGAACTTTTAAAACAGAAACTGTTAAACGACGAAATAGTAAAAAATTCTTATAATGCCGATGATTTAGAGCGAGTCTCCGGTATATTGGAAGAATATCTCTCTTCAGAAACTATTGATGAAGAAGTGTGTTATAACTTCTATAAGGAAATGAAACTTCCTTATTCAATAGTTTACCGTTCTTTTGGTCTTATTAAAGAGGAAATAAAAGACAATGAAATTAAAAGAAAACTAAACAAATTATTAAATATAACTGCCAAAGTTTATATAAAAAAAGAAATATCTTCTTTAAAAACGCTTTTACTACAAAAACAAAAGCATGATTTTTTACTTTTTAAAGCCCATGAAGAGTGGATTGAAAAAATAGTTGTTTCCGTCAAAAATGATGATTTGGACAGTTTTCCTCTCGTTGAAGCAAAAAATTGTAAATTTAAGAAATATCTTTCATATCTGGAATCTTTAATGATATGTCTTGATGTTAATTTATGTGTTTATATTCATGATCTTCATAATTTAATACACACTCTGGCCAATTCTTTTTATATTTTTTATAAAAGAGGGTATTATGCCGAGTCTTATTTTGTTTTTAGGGACTTAAAAGAACAGATTTTAAAATTTTATAATACATTAAACGAACTATATATGGCTACATTTACCAATACGGAGAAAAGTTTTTTCGATTTAATTGAAATTTTAGTCAAAAGCAAAACATTGTTTGTTGCGGTTATAGATTTGAAAAATCTAAAAACAATGAATAGTGTTTTTAATGAAAATACCGTTACCAACGCTAAAATAGTCTTATTTAACAAGCTTCATAACCTGTATAAAGATAAAAAAAACTTCTTGCTCATACAAGGTTCAAGTAATGACTTTTATTTTATAGGAACCGATATCGATTTTGAAATTTTTCAAAAAGAAATAGACCATATACACGATATAATTTGTGAGACAATTGATATAAACGGTGAAAAAATAAATTTTGACGGAGCAATATTCGGTATTAAATTAGATAAATACACACAGATACAAATAAAAGATTTAATTAATTATTTCCGTTTTTTAAAACAAGCAGCAAAAAAAGAACATAAAAATATAATTTTAAACAATAAAGAAAATCATCTTGAAGAGTGGATTAAAAATCAAATTGATATTAAATTTATCAAAGAAAAAATTGAAAAAAAAGAAATAGACGTTATGTTTCAGCCGATTTTTAATTCAAAAGACAATACGGTGTTTTCTTTGGAAGTTTTAGGCAGAATATCTGATAACGGAAAACTTATACCGGCCGGAATGTTTATAGACCACATATATGCAATGAATAAAATAGCCGAATTTGATATAGTGGTGTTGGATAAAATACTGGAAAAAGAATATTTAATAAAACAGATTACAAACAGAATTTTTCTTAATATCTCTTTTGAAGCTTTAAAAAATGAAAAATATATAAAAAAACTGTATCAGGTAATAAAAAAAATAGATGTTGATATTGTTTTGGAACTTACAGAACAGCGTTTTGTGGAAAATCTGGAATTAATTGAAAAAATACATAAAAAAAACGATACATATTTTGCCGTAGACGATTTTGGGAGCGGTTATTCGTCTATACTGCTTGTTATAAATCTTTTGAGAAAAAACATGATAAGAGTGCTTAAAATTGACGGAACTCTGGTAAAAGGTATAAAAAATGATGAATATCTTAAAAAAGCGATAAAAATAATTGCAGGGTTTAGAAAAGAGTTTGATTTAAATCTGGTGGCGGAATTTGTGGAAGATAAAGAAACTATGGATTTTTTGAAAGAATCAGGTGTGAATTTGTTACAGGGGTTTTATCTGTCTATGCCTAAAACTATCGAAGAGCTTTTAATAGAAAAAGAAGAAAGAATAAGAGAAATTGTTAATTGA
- a CDS encoding pyridoxal phosphate-dependent aminotransferase, producing the protein MFSKRIEKLSPSLTIAISQKARDLKASGRDVLAFSAGEPDFDTPEIIKEEAIKAINEGFTKYTAVAGIPELLEAIKIKLKRDNGLDYSTDEIIVSNGAKQSLYNIMACLIEKDDEVIIPAPYWVTYPELVKYHDGVPVSIHTTEETNFKITPEMLKNTITPKTKMLILTSPSNPTGAVYSKEELSALAEVLKDTDIWVVSDEMYEKLIYEGEFCATASINEDMLQRTITVNGLSKSHAMTGWRFGYLATKNKDLVKAMTKLQSQMTSNINSITQKAAIPALLGKADNDVEMMRKEFKKRRDFVYEQFNKIPGLSAAKPQGAFYIYVNHKEIMEESMAFALTLLEEKGVAVVPGIGFGSEGYFRFSFATDIDTIKAGIERITEFVKGLND; encoded by the coding sequence ATGTTTAGCAAAAGAATTGAAAAACTCTCTCCCTCTCTGACTATAGCCATATCCCAAAAAGCCAGAGACCTTAAAGCATCCGGAAGGGACGTGCTTGCTTTTAGTGCCGGAGAACCAGATTTTGACACTCCTGAAATAATAAAAGAAGAAGCGATAAAAGCAATAAACGAAGGATTTACCAAATATACTGCCGTTGCCGGTATTCCAGAACTTTTAGAAGCGATAAAAATAAAATTAAAAAGAGATAACGGGCTTGATTATTCAACAGACGAAATCATTGTCAGCAACGGCGCAAAACAGTCTTTATACAATATTATGGCCTGTCTTATTGAAAAAGACGATGAAGTAATAATTCCTGCACCGTACTGGGTTACATATCCCGAACTTGTCAAATACCACGACGGTGTTCCCGTTTCAATTCATACAACTGAAGAGACAAATTTCAAAATAACCCCTGAAATGCTTAAAAATACAATTACACCAAAAACAAAAATGCTTATTTTAACTTCTCCTAGCAATCCTACAGGAGCAGTTTATTCTAAAGAAGAGCTTTCGGCTCTTGCGGAAGTGCTTAAAGACACAGATATATGGGTCGTAAGCGATGAAATGTATGAAAAACTTATTTATGAAGGCGAATTCTGTGCAACTGCCAGTATAAACGAAGACATGCTTCAAAGAACCATTACGGTAAACGGCTTAAGCAAATCTCATGCAATGACAGGATGGAGATTCGGTTATCTTGCAACAAAAAATAAAGATTTGGTAAAAGCAATGACCAAACTCCAGTCACAAATGACTTCAAATATTAACTCAATAACACAAAAAGCGGCAATACCAGCTCTTTTAGGAAAAGCTGATAACGATGTTGAAATGATGAGAAAAGAATTCAAAAAAAGAAGAGATTTCGTATATGAACAATTTAATAAAATCCCTGGACTAAGTGCCGCAAAACCTCAGGGAGCTTTTTATATTTACGTTAACCACAAAGAAATAATGGAAGAGTCAATGGCATTTGCATTAACACTGCTTGAAGAAAAAGGTGTTGCCGTTGTTCCTGGCATAGGTTTCGGAAGCGAAGGATATTTCAGATTTTCATTTGCAACAGATATAGACACAATTAAAGCCGGAATTGAAAGAATTACTGAGTTTGTAAAGGGACTGAATGATTAG
- a CDS encoding DedA family protein, whose protein sequence is MNCEVVMFNEIVNFLVHFCNSIGYLGVYVYMLLVGTFIPVPSELVLLPAGYLAATGQKHLLLLWLVGSLGSLTGALINYFLAKYLVNKLLKDKPIIEKVNKFWKRHGKISAFLAPLTPGLGQYISIPAGLSHMPLRWFIPLTYSANLIWVGFMLMIGYLFGTGESAHKEVVYGSLFLLGGVIVVASIYVFMDLRKDKNS, encoded by the coding sequence TTGAATTGTGAGGTTGTAATGTTTAATGAAATAGTGAATTTTTTAGTACATTTTTGTAATTCCATCGGATATTTGGGAGTATATGTGTATATGCTGCTTGTAGGTACTTTTATACCTGTACCGAGTGAATTGGTACTGCTGCCTGCAGGATATCTGGCGGCTACCGGACAAAAACATCTTCTGCTTTTATGGCTGGTAGGCTCTTTAGGCTCTTTGACAGGAGCTCTTATAAACTATTTTTTAGCTAAATATCTTGTAAATAAACTTTTAAAAGATAAGCCGATTATAGAAAAAGTCAATAAATTCTGGAAAAGACACGGAAAAATTTCCGCTTTTTTGGCACCTCTTACTCCGGGACTTGGACAGTATATTTCAATTCCTGCCGGGCTTTCGCATATGCCTCTTCGCTGGTTTATACCTTTGACTTACAGTGCCAATTTAATCTGGGTAGGTTTTATGCTTATGATAGGTTATCTTTTCGGGACCGGAGAGAGCGCTCATAAAGAGGTGGTTTACGGCAGCCTTTTTTTACTCGGAGGGGTAATTGTTGTTGCAAGTATTTATGTTTTTATGGATTTGAGAAAAGATAAAAACAGCTGA
- the xth gene encoding exodeoxyribonuclease III, with translation MKICTFNVNSIRSRLEIVQNLINEYGIDILCIQEIKVEEEKFPKIDNDFECVIHGQKKLNGVATCSRLPIEKYQKGFDGELEEARFLYTLIDDIHIINVYVPLGDNYGERFEYKMYFYEKLFEFLKKFDLNKDKVVLCGDMNVAFSDLDVWDPEIWEGEVTFLPEEKAMINTLLNMGFIDVIREFHKNERVYTFYDYRGAKVYKNEGMRLDYFLLSPAVAKEVSNVEILTQVRRKRKPTPSDHVPVIIEL, from the coding sequence TTGAAAATTTGCACGTTTAATGTTAATTCCATAAGAAGCAGACTGGAAATTGTTCAAAATTTAATTAATGAATACGGAATTGATATATTATGCATACAGGAAATTAAAGTAGAAGAGGAAAAATTTCCTAAAATCGATAATGACTTCGAATGTGTAATACACGGACAGAAAAAATTAAACGGAGTTGCAACTTGCTCCAGGCTCCCTATAGAAAAATATCAAAAAGGTTTCGACGGAGAATTGGAAGAAGCAAGATTTTTGTATACTCTTATTGACGATATACATATTATAAACGTATATGTGCCTTTAGGGGATAATTACGGTGAAAGATTCGAATATAAAATGTATTTCTATGAAAAACTGTTTGAATTTTTAAAAAAATTTGACTTAAACAAAGATAAAGTGGTTTTATGTGGAGATATGAATGTGGCTTTTAGCGATTTGGATGTATGGGATCCGGAAATATGGGAAGGGGAGGTTACTTTTCTTCCTGAAGAAAAAGCTATGATAAATACTCTTTTAAATATGGGATTTATAGATGTTATCAGAGAATTTCATAAAAATGAAAGAGTTTATACTTTCTATGATTACAGAGGCGCCAAAGTATATAAAAATGAAGGTATGAGGCTAGATTATTTTCTGCTGAGTCCCGCCGTGGCAAAAGAAGTGTCTAATGTCGAAATACTTACACAGGTAAGAAGAAAAAGAAAACCCACTCCTTCGGACCATGTTCCGGTAATAATTGAATTGTGA
- a CDS encoding Dabb family protein has product MIRHVVLFKTKEGAPLPLFKEKIENLKHKIPEILNINVGLDIKFDPNSSDFCVITDVKNIKDLEIYANHPDHLEVISFIKPYITERKVVDFKV; this is encoded by the coding sequence ATGATTAGACACGTTGTGCTTTTTAAAACCAAAGAAGGTGCCCCTTTGCCTCTTTTTAAGGAAAAAATAGAAAACTTAAAACACAAAATACCTGAAATTCTTAATATAAATGTAGGTCTGGATATTAAGTTTGACCCTAATTCTTCCGATTTCTGTGTAATAACGGATGTAAAAAATATAAAAGATTTAGAAATTTATGCAAATCATCCGGATCATTTAGAAGTAATATCTTTTATTAAACCATATATAACGGAAAGGAAAGTAGTAGACTTTAAGGTATAA
- a CDS encoding L-aspartate oxidase, which translates to MKYDILVIGSGIAGMMAAIEAKELGSNIAIVTKKSPMANNSFMAKGGINAALNNMEDGDSIEHHIQDTLKGGVGIADEEAVRIFCEQAPQVVRELYRRFKVPFNTLPNGKLAQRPFGGTKFKRTVYAADATGPAIMKALNKALKDLGIDVIKNHLAVNLLVKDGKIAGVTFLDEKTNELKAVQAKAVIVATGGYAGLYKGFTTNVNDATGDGVAMGLRAGLEGMDMEFIQFHPTGLEGSNYLISEAARGEGGKLVNSEGKEFVDELNTRDFVTRAIVKQLQKGKKVYLDLTDIPEEIINTKLVNLKKRVKSLKGIDIAKEPIPITPLAHYTMGGIKTDTYCVTDIEGLFYAGEAGNNGVNGANRLGGNSLSEGAVFGKIAGYQAVKYSHRQKTYVDLPKEQIEKDKEFLNRLQNTKIDTKEIKHKLGDLLFQKVGIIRNGYQLKKVLETLNDMKNNLQSEKDSSIQEKIELINGLDIATAIAKAALDREESRGAHFRLDYPESDHAFLHHTYTKLN; encoded by the coding sequence ATGAAATATGATATTTTGGTAATCGGAAGCGGAATTGCCGGAATGATGGCTGCGATTGAAGCAAAAGAGCTTGGAAGCAACATTGCAATCGTTACAAAAAAATCACCAATGGCCAATAACTCTTTTATGGCTAAAGGCGGGATCAACGCAGCGCTTAACAATATGGAAGACGGTGACTCTATAGAACACCACATACAGGACACGTTAAAGGGCGGTGTCGGAATTGCCGATGAAGAAGCCGTCAGAATCTTCTGCGAACAGGCTCCTCAGGTAGTAAGAGAGCTTTACAGAAGATTTAAAGTGCCTTTTAATACACTCCCAAACGGCAAACTGGCCCAAAGGCCTTTTGGCGGAACGAAATTCAAAAGAACGGTCTACGCTGCAGATGCAACCGGCCCGGCTATTATGAAAGCGTTAAACAAAGCTCTTAAAGATTTAGGTATAGACGTAATTAAAAACCACCTTGCCGTCAATCTGCTGGTTAAAGACGGCAAAATAGCGGGAGTTACGTTTCTGGACGAAAAAACAAACGAACTCAAAGCCGTTCAGGCAAAAGCCGTAATCGTGGCAACCGGAGGGTATGCAGGATTATATAAAGGATTTACGACAAACGTTAACGACGCAACCGGCGACGGCGTAGCAATGGGACTCAGAGCCGGCCTTGAAGGAATGGATATGGAATTCATTCAGTTCCACCCTACCGGACTTGAAGGCAGCAATTATCTGATTAGCGAAGCCGCCAGAGGAGAAGGAGGAAAACTGGTTAACAGCGAAGGCAAAGAATTTGTCGACGAACTTAATACCAGGGATTTCGTAACAAGAGCAATTGTAAAACAGCTCCAAAAAGGGAAAAAAGTTTATTTAGATTTAACGGACATACCTGAAGAGATTATTAACACCAAGCTTGTAAACCTTAAAAAAAGAGTAAAATCTCTAAAAGGCATAGATATAGCAAAAGAGCCAATTCCTATCACTCCTCTTGCACACTATACAATGGGAGGCATTAAAACAGACACGTACTGTGTTACAGACATTGAGGGTCTGTTTTATGCGGGAGAAGCAGGAAACAACGGTGTTAACGGTGCAAACAGACTCGGAGGAAACTCTCTTAGCGAAGGTGCGGTCTTTGGAAAAATAGCGGGTTATCAGGCCGTAAAATATTCTCACAGACAAAAAACATATGTTGATCTGCCAAAAGAACAGATAGAAAAAGACAAAGAGTTTCTTAACAGATTACAAAACACTAAAATTGACACTAAAGAAATTAAACATAAATTAGGAGACCTTCTATTTCAAAAAGTAGGCATTATAAGAAACGGCTATCAGCTTAAAAAAGTTCTTGAAACTCTTAATGATATGAAAAACAATCTTCAAAGCGAAAAAGACTCTTCTATCCAGGAAAAAATTGAACTAATAAACGGTCTAGACATTGCAACGGCTATCGCAAAAGCCGCACTTGACAGGGAAGAAAGCAGAGGCGCTCATTTCAGACTTGATTACCCTGAAAGCGACCACGCATTTTTACATCATACTTATACAAAACTCAATTAA
- a CDS encoding GGDEF domain-containing protein, with product MLIRLKKRGMTASSPILVLLILILSITLFNGYLLTKSLKNSIYQDAFLVNKLGQIRGSIQRYAKLKLNNISADFVKEQIENDFNIINQFVKQNYIPDAKKPHFLYLLKKVKHDWDELKKEKSKESILITSENCWSEANNLTNYAEQVSEYKKNKLLKKVTYITLATAFLILLIIFFVYFMIKKGLEKEKIIDPLTKLYNRRHFIDNFNYFIDLYERYKRPFSIIFLDIDNFKQINDTYGHQKGDEILINLSKHIMHELRNTDLAFRYGGEEIVIILPETELYEAYQIAERLRESIKNKIKIKSKPVTVSMGVGTYDGEGMFSFIERVDEAVYEAKRKGKDRVIISK from the coding sequence ATGTTAATCAGATTAAAAAAAAGAGGCATGACCGCCTCAAGCCCTATTTTAGTTTTATTAATTTTAATATTATCCATAACTCTTTTTAACGGATATCTGCTTACTAAATCCTTAAAAAACTCTATTTACCAAGATGCTTTTTTAGTTAATAAATTAGGCCAAATTAGAGGTTCAATACAAAGATACGCCAAACTCAAACTGAACAACATATCAGCTGATTTCGTTAAAGAACAGATAGAAAACGATTTTAATATTATTAACCAGTTCGTTAAACAAAATTATATACCTGATGCTAAAAAACCTCATTTTTTGTATCTTTTAAAAAAAGTAAAACATGACTGGGATGAACTTAAAAAAGAAAAAAGCAAAGAATCTATTTTGATAACCAGCGAAAACTGTTGGAGTGAAGCTAATAATCTTACAAATTATGCTGAGCAGGTATCCGAATACAAAAAAAACAAACTTCTTAAAAAAGTGACTTACATTACTCTTGCAACCGCATTTTTGATACTATTGATAATATTCTTCGTATATTTTATGATAAAAAAAGGTCTTGAAAAAGAAAAAATTATTGATCCTCTTACTAAACTGTACAACAGAAGACATTTTATTGATAATTTTAACTATTTTATTGATCTATATGAAAGATATAAAAGACCGTTTTCAATTATTTTTCTGGACATTGACAATTTCAAACAGATAAACGATACATACGGCCACCAAAAAGGTGATGAAATATTAATTAACCTCTCAAAACACATAATGCATGAATTAAGAAACACCGATCTGGCTTTCAGATACGGAGGCGAAGAAATAGTAATAATTCTTCCTGAAACAGAGCTTTATGAAGCTTATCAGATTGCGGAAAGACTGAGAGAAAGCATCAAAAACAAAATAAAAATAAAATCAAAACCGGTAACTGTAAGTATGGGCGTCGGAACTTATGACGGAGAAGGCATGTTCTCATTTATAGAAAGAGTTGACGAAGCGGTTTATGAAGCAAAAAGAAAAGGAAAAGACAGAGTTATTATCAGTAAATAA
- a CDS encoding plasminogen-binding N-terminal domain-containing protein, producing the protein MRWFVFLIFAVLLNAYDVTITNVNSDVATLDKYVKKGVSGVVLCPYNGKNIICARAVCYGKKAKLLVYKELKNDAFALPVVLPKKGDKILLAKDYDRILIIAPNQLEYLKMKEKYKNATVISSDNFAAFLEGIPSRENFINFAKKLNIGRIIFVLDKIYEVDANSFYAVKKYGSINAKYKEIFFTTYPKFDIKGKNIIAYYKSLIKE; encoded by the coding sequence ATGAGATGGTTTGTTTTTTTGATATTCGCAGTACTTTTAAATGCTTATGATGTTACTATTACCAATGTAAATTCTGATGTTGCCACGCTTGACAAATATGTAAAAAAAGGCGTAAGCGGTGTGGTTCTCTGTCCATATAACGGGAAAAACATAATATGCGCTAGAGCTGTATGCTACGGAAAAAAAGCTAAGCTTTTGGTTTATAAGGAATTAAAAAACGACGCTTTTGCACTTCCGGTTGTTTTACCTAAAAAGGGAGATAAAATACTTCTTGCCAAAGATTATGACAGAATTTTGATTATTGCCCCTAATCAGCTTGAATATTTAAAAATGAAAGAAAAATATAAAAACGCTACCGTTATCAGTTCTGATAATTTTGCGGCGTTTTTAGAAGGTATACCGAGCAGGGAGAATTTTATAAATTTTGCAAAAAAACTGAATATAGGGAGAATTATATTCGTATTGGATAAAATATACGAAGTGGACGCAAACAGCTTTTATGCCGTTAAAAAATACGGCAGTATTAATGCCAAATATAAAGAAATATTCTTTACAACATATCCTAAATTCGATATAAAAGGCAAAAATATTATCGCATATTATAAAAGTCTTATAAAGGAATGA